In the genome of Streptomyces racemochromogenes, one region contains:
- a CDS encoding sensor histidine kinase: MAEAPAPAGTGAVRRPPGRVRGPLRRLLRRLGPATVRGRATAGAVVVVAAALALASFALLGLLRANLLRNAERDAERQALTIARLAAAGGLDRMRAPLPGADFVQVVGARGRVLRATPNLAGAPALGPGGPAGPGTAFHTWRVRPLGGEHRLRVVQVTTDTPQGLVTVYVGTSLRDVDAADDTTTAALAVGGPLLLATVALVTWRVTGRALRPVEAIRAEVAEITDRDLHRRVPVPPTRDEVARLAETMNATLDRLESSGHRQRRFIADASHELRSPLTALRTQLEVALAVRDPELWPELIGGALEDTERLQHLASDLLLLARIDAAQPLVAARLDLGDVVRSAVEARHGDRVPVRTRLEAGVEVEGSELWLTRVVTNLLDNAQRFADRRVEVLLRTATADGARTAVLEVLDDGPGIPPADRERVFERFTRLDDARSRDHGGAGLGLAIARDLTAHHGGTLTAEPSDRGARLRAVLPAAAVS; encoded by the coding sequence GTGGCTGAGGCGCCCGCTCCGGCCGGGACCGGCGCGGTGCGCCGCCCGCCCGGCCGCGTACGCGGACCCCTGCGCCGCCTGCTGCGGCGGCTCGGGCCCGCCACCGTCCGTGGACGGGCCACCGCCGGCGCCGTCGTCGTCGTGGCGGCGGCCCTCGCCCTGGCCTCGTTCGCCCTGCTCGGGCTGCTCAGGGCCAACCTGCTGCGCAACGCCGAGCGCGACGCCGAGCGGCAGGCGCTCACCATCGCCCGGCTGGCCGCCGCCGGCGGGCTGGACCGGATGCGCGCGCCGCTGCCCGGCGCCGACTTCGTCCAGGTGGTGGGCGCCCGCGGCCGGGTGCTGCGGGCCACCCCCAACCTGGCCGGCGCGCCCGCGCTCGGCCCCGGCGGGCCGGCCGGCCCCGGAACGGCCTTCCACACCTGGCGGGTCAGGCCGCTCGGCGGCGAACACCGGCTGAGGGTCGTCCAGGTCACCACGGACACCCCGCAGGGCCTGGTCACCGTGTACGTCGGCACCTCCTTGCGCGACGTGGACGCCGCCGACGACACCACCACCGCCGCGCTCGCGGTCGGCGGGCCGCTGCTCCTCGCCACGGTGGCCCTGGTCACCTGGCGGGTGACCGGCCGCGCCCTGCGGCCCGTCGAGGCGATCCGCGCGGAGGTCGCCGAGATCACCGACCGGGACCTGCACCGCCGGGTCCCGGTACCCCCCACCCGGGACGAGGTGGCCCGCCTCGCCGAGACCATGAACGCCACCCTGGACCGGCTGGAGTCCTCCGGGCACCGCCAGCGCCGGTTCATCGCCGACGCCTCGCACGAACTGCGCAGCCCGCTCACCGCGCTGCGCACCCAGCTGGAGGTGGCCCTCGCCGTCCGAGACCCGGAGCTGTGGCCGGAGCTGATCGGCGGGGCGCTGGAGGACACCGAGCGGCTCCAGCACCTGGCCTCGGACCTGCTCCTGCTGGCCCGGATCGACGCCGCCCAGCCCCTCGTGGCGGCCCGGCTGGACCTGGGCGACGTGGTGCGGTCCGCGGTGGAGGCGCGCCACGGCGACCGGGTCCCCGTACGCACGCGGCTGGAGGCCGGCGTGGAGGTGGAGGGCAGCGAGCTGTGGCTGACCCGCGTGGTCACCAACCTGCTCGACAACGCCCAGCGGTTCGCCGACCGCCGGGTCGAGGTCCTCCTGCGCACCGCGACCGCCGACGGGGCCCGGACGGCCGTACTGGAGGTGCTCGACGACGGCCCCGGCATCCCGCCCGCCGACCGGGAGCGGGTCTTCGAGCGGTTCACCCGGCTCGACGACGCCCGCAGCCGCGACCACGGCGGCGCCGGCCTGGGCCTGGCCATCGCCCGCGACCTGACCGCCCACCACGGCGGCACCCTCACCGCCGAACCGTCGGACCGCGGTGCCCGCCTGCGGGCCGTCCTGCCCGCGGCGGCCGTTTCCTGA
- a CDS encoding family 2 encapsulin nanocompartment cargo protein terpene cyclase, producing MPDPGPSPLQSSLPSAAAHFGAHVLAQTLSLGRAPAGTPVAEAAAAEAVPEAALAATPVVTAPAATRSALPSAPVLPFGTRTPAAAAPAPAAAGEGTVRQAGEALERIIRGPSGLGTTALHLAPYTEPPAPAAPVDALHIPGLYYHPVPEPDPARVAELSRRIKAWALDEVQLYPDDWEGEFDGFSTGRYMVACHPDAPTIEHLMVAARLMVAENAVDDMYCEDHGGSPVGLGGRLLLAHSALDPLHTTEEYRPRWAESLHEDAPRRSYRSAMEYFVQQSTPSQADRFRHDMARLHMGYLAEAAWAQTDHMPEVWEYLVMRQFNNFRPCPTITDTVGGYELPADLHAQPAMQRVLALAGNVSTIVNDLYSYTKELASPGRHLNLPVVIAEREGVSDREGYLKAVEVHNELMHAFEAEAAALAAACPVPSALRFLRGVAVWVDGNHYWHQTNTYRYSLPDFW from the coding sequence ATGCCCGATCCCGGGCCTTCCCCTCTGCAGTCGAGCCTGCCTTCCGCCGCCGCCCACTTCGGTGCGCACGTCCTCGCCCAGACCCTGAGCCTGGGCCGGGCACCGGCAGGCACCCCGGTCGCGGAAGCCGCCGCGGCCGAGGCCGTCCCCGAGGCGGCCCTCGCCGCGACGCCCGTCGTCACGGCCCCCGCGGCCACCCGCTCCGCCCTGCCGTCCGCGCCCGTCCTGCCCTTCGGCACCCGCACCCCCGCCGCGGCCGCTCCCGCTCCCGCGGCGGCGGGAGAGGGAACGGTACGGCAGGCCGGCGAGGCACTGGAGCGGATCATCCGCGGACCCAGCGGCCTGGGCACGACGGCCCTGCACCTCGCCCCGTACACGGAGCCGCCGGCGCCCGCCGCCCCGGTGGACGCCCTCCACATCCCCGGCCTGTACTACCACCCGGTCCCGGAACCCGACCCGGCGCGGGTGGCCGAGCTCAGCCGCCGGATCAAGGCCTGGGCGCTGGACGAGGTCCAGCTCTACCCGGACGACTGGGAGGGCGAGTTCGACGGCTTCTCCACCGGCCGCTACATGGTCGCCTGCCACCCGGACGCCCCCACCATCGAGCACCTGATGGTCGCCGCCCGGCTGATGGTCGCCGAGAACGCGGTCGACGACATGTACTGCGAGGACCACGGGGGGTCGCCCGTCGGCCTCGGCGGCCGCCTGCTGCTGGCGCACAGCGCCCTCGACCCGCTGCACACCACCGAGGAGTACCGGCCGCGGTGGGCGGAGTCGCTGCACGAGGACGCCCCCAGGCGCTCCTACCGCTCCGCCATGGAGTACTTCGTCCAGCAGTCCACGCCCTCCCAGGCCGACCGCTTCCGGCACGACATGGCCCGGCTGCACATGGGGTACCTCGCCGAGGCCGCCTGGGCGCAGACGGACCACATGCCCGAGGTGTGGGAATACCTCGTGATGCGGCAGTTCAACAACTTCCGGCCGTGCCCGACCATCACGGACACCGTCGGCGGCTACGAACTGCCCGCCGACCTGCACGCGCAGCCCGCGATGCAGCGCGTCCTCGCACTCGCCGGCAACGTCAGCACCATCGTCAACGACCTCTACTCCTACACCAAGGAACTCGCCAGCCCTGGGCGCCACTTGAACCTGCCCGTGGTGATCGCCGAACGCGAGGGGGTCTCCGACCGGGAGGGCTACCTCAAGGCGGTCGAGGTCCACAACGAGCTCATGCACGCCTTCGAAGCCGAGGCCGCCGCCCTGGCCGCCGCCTGCCCCGTACCGAGCGCGCTGCGCTTCCTGCGGGGGGTGGCCGTATGGGTCGACGGCAACCACTACTGGCACCAGACGAACACCTATCGCTACAGCCTGCCCGATTTCTGGTAA
- a CDS encoding geranyl diphosphate 2-C-methyltransferase — protein MTSTDLTTTPSVGSVLIPAPTTPYQGDIARYWNNEARPVNLRLGDVDGLYHHHYGIGDIDRAALGDTEDSAYEKKLIAELHRLESAQAELLLDHLGPITRDDTLVDAGCGRGGSMVMAHQRFGCKVEGVTLSAKQADFANQRARELGIEDHVRARVCNMLNTPFETGRAAASWNNESSMYVDLHDLFAEHSRVLSVGGRYVTITGCWNPRYGQPSKWVSQINAHFECNIHSRREYLRAMADNRLVPQAVIDLTPDTLPYWKLRATSSLVTGIEEAFIKSYEDGSFQYVLIAADRV, from the coding sequence GTGACCAGCACTGATCTCACCACCACCCCCTCCGTCGGCTCCGTGCTCATCCCCGCGCCGACGACGCCCTACCAGGGCGACATCGCCCGTTACTGGAACAACGAGGCCCGCCCCGTCAACCTCCGCCTCGGCGACGTCGACGGTCTTTACCACCACCACTACGGCATCGGCGACATCGACCGCGCCGCCCTCGGCGACACCGAGGACAGCGCGTACGAGAAGAAGCTGATCGCCGAACTGCACCGGCTGGAGTCGGCCCAGGCCGAGCTGCTCCTGGACCACCTCGGTCCGATCACCCGCGACGACACCCTCGTCGACGCCGGCTGCGGCCGCGGGGGCTCGATGGTGATGGCCCACCAGCGCTTCGGGTGCAAGGTCGAGGGCGTCACCCTCTCGGCCAAGCAGGCCGACTTCGCCAACCAGCGCGCCCGCGAACTCGGCATCGAGGACCACGTCCGCGCCCGCGTCTGCAACATGCTGAACACGCCCTTCGAGACGGGCCGGGCCGCGGCCTCGTGGAACAACGAGTCGAGCATGTACGTCGACCTCCACGACCTGTTCGCCGAGCACTCCCGGGTCCTGTCCGTCGGCGGCCGCTACGTCACCATCACCGGCTGCTGGAACCCGCGTTACGGCCAGCCCTCCAAGTGGGTCTCGCAGATCAACGCGCACTTCGAGTGCAACATCCACTCCCGCCGCGAGTACCTGCGGGCCATGGCCGACAACCGTCTCGTCCCGCAGGCCGTCATCGACCTGACCCCCGACACGCTGCCCTACTGGAAGCTGCGCGCCACCTCCTCCCTGGTCACCGGCATCGAGGAGGCGTTCATCAAGTCCTACGAGGACGGCTCCTTCCAGTACGTCCTGATCGCCGCCGACCGCGTCTGA
- a CDS encoding MFS transporter, producing MKGTLAQVRTYERSVQLLMVNQFTINLGFYMLMPYLATHLAGPLGLAGWTVGLILGVRNFSQQGMFLIGGTLADRLGYKPMIITGLALRIAGFATLGLVDSVPALIAASAATGLAGALFNPATRAYLAADAGERRVEAFALFNVFYQAGILLGPLVGMVLTGVDFRVTCLVAAGIFAVLSIVQVRALPARRGNDAGERADGPREGVLVQWRGILANRPFLLFSVAMIGSYVMTFQVYMALPLEVRRVGGEGGFGTAAVAVLFAVSGLSTILFQTRVTAWCKARLEPGRALAWGLLAMGAAFLPLLAATALPVPGSQLGTRLLAAVPPVLAALLLAVGTMIAYPFEMDTIVRLCGDRLVATHYGLYNTVCGVGIAVGNLLTGAALDAARAAGMSALPWLALFVLGLGCTAALYGLDRTGRLAPPGRAPRAEPVPA from the coding sequence ATGAAGGGCACCCTCGCGCAGGTCCGCACGTACGAGCGCAGCGTCCAGCTGCTGATGGTGAACCAGTTCACCATCAACCTCGGCTTCTACATGCTCATGCCCTACCTCGCCACGCACCTGGCCGGCCCGCTCGGGCTGGCCGGCTGGACGGTGGGGCTGATCCTCGGCGTGCGCAACTTCAGCCAGCAGGGCATGTTCCTGATCGGCGGCACCCTCGCCGACCGCCTCGGCTACAAGCCGATGATCATCACCGGGCTCGCGCTGCGCATCGCCGGGTTCGCGACCCTCGGACTGGTCGACTCCGTCCCGGCGCTGATCGCAGCCTCCGCGGCGACGGGGCTGGCCGGGGCGCTGTTCAACCCGGCCACCCGGGCCTACCTGGCGGCCGACGCGGGAGAGCGCCGGGTGGAGGCCTTCGCCCTGTTCAACGTCTTCTACCAGGCGGGCATCCTGCTGGGCCCGCTGGTCGGCATGGTGCTGACGGGCGTCGACTTCCGCGTCACCTGCCTGGTCGCGGCCGGGATCTTCGCGGTGCTGAGCATCGTGCAGGTCCGGGCCCTGCCCGCCCGCCGGGGCAACGACGCCGGCGAGCGGGCCGACGGCCCCCGGGAGGGGGTGCTCGTCCAGTGGCGCGGGATCCTCGCCAACCGGCCGTTCCTGCTGTTCTCCGTGGCGATGATCGGCTCGTACGTGATGACCTTCCAGGTCTACATGGCGCTGCCGCTGGAGGTCCGGCGCGTCGGCGGCGAGGGCGGCTTCGGCACGGCCGCGGTGGCGGTGCTCTTCGCGGTCTCCGGGCTCAGCACGATCCTCTTCCAGACCCGCGTCACCGCCTGGTGCAAGGCCCGTCTGGAGCCGGGCAGGGCCCTGGCCTGGGGGCTGCTGGCCATGGGGGCGGCGTTCCTTCCCCTGCTGGCGGCCACGGCACTGCCCGTGCCCGGGTCGCAGCTGGGGACCCGGCTGCTGGCGGCGGTGCCGCCGGTGCTGGCGGCGCTGCTGCTGGCCGTCGGGACCATGATCGCGTACCCGTTCGAGATGGACACCATCGTCCGGCTCTGCGGGGACCGCCTGGTGGCCACGCACTACGGGCTGTACAACACGGTGTGCGGGGTGGGCATCGCCGTGGGCAACCTGCTCACGGGGGCGGCGCTGGACGCGGCCCGCGCCGCCGGGATGTCGGCGCTGCCCTGGCTGGCGCTGTTCGTCCTGGGCCTCGGGTGCACCGCCGCGCTGTACGGCCTCGACCGCACGGGCCGCCTCGCCCCGCCCGGCCGCGCGCCCCGCGCCGAGCCCGTGCCGGCCTGA
- a CDS encoding universal stress protein, whose product MVAGVSGGPGSLTALHRAADEARLRGAGLWAVLAWQPPRGGLGSRGSCVCDTYPEYRDAAAARLRDALVTAFGPGGPGVPLKAQIVRGTPRAVLTDAARDTDDLLVVGAGRRYRPLGALWPSVARHCLAHAPCPVLAVPPNPLEAQLHAVRRRNAWRLRLDARELAG is encoded by the coding sequence GTGGTTGCGGGTGTGAGCGGCGGGCCCGGGAGTCTGACGGCCCTGCACCGGGCCGCCGACGAGGCCCGGTTGCGCGGGGCCGGGCTGTGGGCGGTGCTGGCCTGGCAGCCGCCCCGCGGGGGCCTGGGCAGCCGGGGTTCCTGCGTCTGCGACACCTACCCCGAGTACCGCGACGCGGCGGCCGCCCGGCTGCGCGACGCCCTCGTCACCGCCTTCGGGCCCGGCGGTCCCGGCGTCCCCCTGAAGGCGCAGATCGTACGGGGCACCCCGCGGGCCGTCCTGACCGACGCTGCCCGGGACACGGACGACCTGCTGGTGGTCGGCGCGGGCCGGCGGTACCGGCCGCTGGGCGCGCTGTGGCCCTCGGTGGCCCGCCACTGCCTGGCGCACGCGCCGTGCCCCGTGCTCGCCGTGCCGCCGAACCCGCTGGAGGCCCAGCTGCACGCCGTGCGCCGCCGCAACGCCTGGCGCCTGCGGCTGGACGCGCGGGAGCTGGCGGGCTGA
- a CDS encoding PLP-dependent cysteine synthase family protein, with protein sequence MHSSATDVTPPARSGLSGLVGNTPLLRVSEPLAPAGRGFWAKLEGFNPGGIKDRPGLHMVERARARGELKPGARIIESTSGTLGLGLALAGMVHGHPVTLVTDPGLESSMTRLLTAYGAQVNVVSEPHPTGGWQQARRDRVTQLLAQHPGSWCPDQYNNPDNTTAYTPLALELATELHHIDVLVCSVGTGGHSAGVSRVLRQLYPELKLVGVDTVGSTIFGQPARTRLMRGLGSSIYPRNVAYEQFSEVHWVAPGEAVWTCRQLAASHYAAGGWSVGAVALVAGWLARTLPEDTRIAAVFPDGPQRYLGTVYDDDYCAAHGLLDSPPAAEPETIGRLDEKEVTRWTRCASVVDPLALRASEVPA encoded by the coding sequence ATGCATTCTTCGGCCACCGACGTCACTCCTCCCGCCCGCTCCGGCCTCTCCGGGCTGGTCGGCAACACCCCCCTGCTGCGCGTGTCGGAGCCACTGGCCCCGGCGGGGCGCGGCTTCTGGGCGAAGCTCGAGGGCTTCAACCCCGGCGGCATCAAGGACCGGCCCGGCCTGCACATGGTCGAAAGGGCCCGCGCCCGGGGCGAACTGAAGCCGGGCGCCCGGATCATCGAGTCCACAAGCGGCACCCTCGGCCTCGGCCTCGCCCTGGCCGGCATGGTCCACGGGCACCCCGTCACCCTCGTCACCGATCCGGGCCTGGAATCGTCGATGACCCGCCTGCTGACGGCGTACGGGGCCCAGGTCAACGTCGTCTCCGAACCCCACCCCACCGGCGGCTGGCAGCAGGCCCGCCGCGACCGCGTCACCCAGCTGCTGGCCCAGCACCCCGGCTCCTGGTGCCCGGACCAGTACAACAACCCGGACAACACCACCGCCTACACCCCGCTGGCCCTCGAACTGGCCACCGAGCTGCACCACATCGACGTCCTGGTGTGCAGCGTCGGCACCGGAGGGCACTCGGCGGGCGTCTCCCGCGTCCTGCGCCAGCTCTACCCCGAGCTGAAGCTGGTGGGCGTGGACACCGTCGGCTCCACCATCTTCGGCCAGCCCGCGCGCACGCGCCTGATGCGCGGCCTCGGTTCGAGCATCTATCCGCGCAACGTGGCCTACGAGCAGTTCTCCGAGGTGCACTGGGTCGCCCCCGGCGAGGCCGTGTGGACCTGCCGCCAGCTCGCCGCCTCCCACTACGCCGCAGGCGGCTGGAGCGTCGGCGCCGTGGCCCTCGTGGCCGGCTGGCTGGCCCGGACCCTGCCCGAGGACACCCGGATCGCCGCGGTGTTCCCCGACGGGCCGCAGCGCTACCTCGGCACCGTGTACGACGACGACTACTGCGCCGCGCACGGGCTGCTGGACTCCCCGCCGGCCGCGGAGCCCGAGACGATCGGCCGGCTGGACGAGAAGGAGGTCACCCGCTGGACGCGCTGCGCGAGCGTGGTGGACCCGCTGGCCCTGCGCGCCTCGGAGGTTCCCGCCTGA